A window of Branchiostoma floridae strain S238N-H82 chromosome 9, Bfl_VNyyK, whole genome shotgun sequence genomic DNA:
NNNNNNNNNNNNNNNNNNNNNNNNNNNNNNNNNNNNNNNNNNNNNNNNNNNNNNNNNNNNNNNNNNNNNNNNNNNNNNNNNNNNNNNNNNNNNNNNNNNNNNNNNNNNNNNNNNNNNNNNNNNNNNNNNNNNNNNNNNNNNNNNNNNNNNNNNNNNNNNNNNNNNNNNNNNNNNNNNNNNNNNNNNNNNNNNNNNNNNNNNNNNNNNNNNNNNNNNNNNNNNNNNNNNNNNNNNNNNNNNNNNNNNNNNNNNNNNNNNNNNNNNNNNNNNNNNNNNNNNNNNNNNNNNNNNNNNNNNNNNNNNNNNNNNNNNNNNNNNNNNNNNNNNNNNNNNNNNNNNNNNNNNNNNNNNNNNNNNNNNNNNNNNNNNNNNNNNNNNNNNNNNNNNNNNNNNNNNNNNNNNNNNNNNNNNNNNNNNNNNNNNNNNNNNNNNNNNNNNNNNNNNNNNNNNNNNNNNNNNNNNNNNNNNNNNNNNNNNNNNNNNNNNNNNNNNNNNNNNNNNNNNNNNNNNNNNNNNNNNNNNNNNNNNNNNNNNNNNNNNNNNNNNNNNNNNNNNNNNNNNNNNNNNNNNNNNNNNNNNNNNNNNNNNNNNNNNNNNNNNNNNNNNNNNNNNNNNNNNNNNNNNNNNNNNNNNNNNNNNNNNNNNNNNNNNNNNNNNNNNNNNNNNNNNNNNNNNNNNNNNNNNNNNNNNNNNNNNNNNNNNNNNNNNNNNNNNNNNNNNNNNNNNNNNNNNNNNNNNNNNNNNNNNNNNNNNNNNNNNNNNNNNNNNNNNNNNNNNNNNNNNNNNNNNNNNNNNNNNNNNNNNNNNNNNNNNNNNNNNNNNNNNNNNNNNNNNNNNNNNNNNNNNNNNNNNNNNNNNNNNNNNNNNNNNNNNNNNNNNNNNNNNNNNNNNNNNNNNNNNNNNNNNNNNNNNNNNNNNNNNNNNNNNNNNNNNNNNNNNNNNNNNNNNNNNNNNNNNNNNNNNNNNNNNNNNNNNNNNNNNNNNNNNNNNNNNNNNNNNNNNNNNNNNNNNNNNNNNNNNNNNNNNNNNNNNNNNNNNNNNNNNNNNNNNNNNNNNNNNNNNNNNNNNNNNNNNNNNNNNNNNNNNNNNNNNNNNNNNNNNNNNNNNNNNNNNNNNNNNNNNNNNNNNNNNNNNNNNNNNNNNNNNNNNNNNNNNNNNNNNNNNNNNNNNNNNNNNNNNNNNNNNNNNNNNNNNNNNNNNNNNNNNNNNNNNNNNNNNNNNNNNNNNNNNNNNNNNNNNNNNNNNNNNNNNNNNNNNNNNNNNNNNNNNNNNNNNNNNNNNNNNNNNNNNNNNNNNNNNNNNNNNNNNNNNNNNNNNNNNNNNNNNNNNNNNNNNNNNNNNNNNNNNNNNNNNNNNNNNNNNNNNNNNNNNNNNNNNNNNNNNNNNNNNNNNNNNNNNNNNNNNNNNNNNNNNNNNNNNNNNNNNNNNNNNNNNNNNNNNNNNNNNNNNNNNNNNNNNNNNNNNNNNNNNNNNNNNNNNNNNNNNNNNNNNNNNNNNNNNNNNNNNNNNNNNNNNNNNNNNNNNNNNNNNNNNNNNNNNNNNNNNNNNNNNNNNNNNNNNNNNNNNNNNNNNNNNNNNNNNNNNNNNNNNNNNNNNNNNNNNNNNNNNNNNNNNNNNNNNNNNNNNNNNNNNNNNNNNNNNNNNNNNNNNNNNNNNNNNNNNNNNNNNNNNNNNNNNNNNNNNNNNNNNNNNNNNNNNNNNNNNNNNNNNNNNNNNNNNNNNNNNNNNNNNNNNNNNNNNNNNNNNNNNNNNNNNNNNNNNNNNNNNNNNNNNNNNNNNNNNNNNNNNNNNNNNNNNNNNNNNNNNNNNNNNNNNNNNNNNNNNNNNNNNNNNNNNNNNNNNNNNNNNNNNNNNNNNNNNNNNNNNNNNNNNNNNNNNNNNNNNNNNNNNNNNNNNNNNNNNNNNNNNNNNNNNNNNNNNNNNNNNNNNNNNNNNNNNNNNNNNNNNNNNNNNNNNNNNNNNNNNNNNNNNNNNNNNNNNNNNNNNNNNNNNNNNNNNNNNNNNNNNNNNNNNNNNNNNNNNNNNNNNNNNNNNNNNNNNNNNNNNNNNNNNNNNNNNNNNNNNNNNNNNNNNNNNNNNNNNNNNNNNNNNNNNNNNNNNNNNNNNNNNNNNNNNNNNNNNNNNNNNNNNNNNNNNNNNNNNNNNNNNNNNNNNNNNNNNNNNNNNNNNNNNNNNNNNNNNNNNNNNNNNNNNNNNNNNNNNNNNNNNNNNNNNNNNNNNNNNNNNNNNNNNNNNNNNNNNNNNNNNNNNNNNNNNNNNNNNNNNNNNNNNNNNNNNNNNNNNNNNNNNNNNNNNNNNNNNNNNNNNNNNNNNNNNNNNNNNNNNNNNNNNNNNNNNNNNNNNNNNNNNNNNNNNNNNNNNNNNNNNNNNNNNNNNNNNNNNNNNNNNNNNNNNNNNNNNNNNNNNNNCCTTAGGCTTTCAGATCTGCAAAACAAAATATGTTCACTATCAGATATTTGCAAATGAACAAAGCATACTAGTACTTCTATTCGACTTTGCACCAGGAAGAGTCATATTGAGAATAGGGTTTAATAATaaatataattatgataataccTTTATTGCAAGGCCATGCCCTTTGGCTAATTTAGAAAGTCTAGATCTTTTCTATGTAAAACGTCTTTTCTATGTGTCTTCCCAGACCAGTTCTGTTCTGTTGGCGAAAATATGCGTTAATCAAGACGTTTTTGCAGATCTTAGGACAACCCTATTTTGTGTTGACCAGCATTAAATTCATGATAATTAATAGGAAAAACTGTACGGGCCTTTTATGTCTGATAACAAACAATACTTACCTGCCAAATGCGCCATTGACAATAATGGTGATGTTCTGGTGGCCTGAAAAGACAACGATTCGTTAAGATGAAATTtatatgatatcatattcaACATTCTTCCTGCTACCTAACCCCATAAACAATAGAGAAGTCGTTGCCAAATGATTACTTTAGTACTATGGTAAAGAAATTAGCATCTCGTGGGCTAAAAAGAAATACTTACCGACAAATTTGCCCTGAAGCTTTCCATTCATGTTTCCCCAAACACCTGCTCCATCATTGTCCATCACAATACCATACCTGTCATTGAAGTTCAAAGAAATACACAGAATAATGATTATATGGACAGGTATATTTATACAAGTACTAGTCATAAGAATGattcagacaaccatccagtTTCACGTATCAATGATATCGTATTTGTTTCGATTTACTTATATACTGCAAATAGCATCCTTGATGTTTCAAAATCCTTTTTACTAGATTTATATTGCTTGGTGATTTAAAGTTTATACGTTATCGACGTTAAGTTACGTGTCAAAGATGAGTGGGTCATTTCTACTGAAGACGGTCGAGAGGCCAGTGAGTATAATGTAGGACAGTAGTTTTCCTTTGTCTAAACATATTATGAACCAACACAGATGATATGGAAATGAAAGACTGCAGTTAAAAGATAGCATATGGAAGTCAAGGTAGTGTGTATGTAGATCCTATGGTAACATTGAGTTTATCAGATAACATACATCTCTTGGTTTTCATCCCTCAGTGCGCATGAGGCGCCGGCGTTTTGCTGGTAACATCTAGATGTAAAAGGAAAAAGAACTGTAAGTATCACAAAGCTCCAAATGAAACATAGCTCTATTAGTTGCATATACCCTGGTTTACCATATAAGTATATCATTGTGCTTTAAAGTtggcagttcaaccaatgatagcatggtaTTTATACGTTctaccaatgagagaatggctgcatATCCGTCaaaattgtgtatttttatgtatttatttcgCAACTCTACATTTTGACGGAGGTCAGCATTgctattagtacatgtatctagttaGTTAAAGTCCTTTCCGCACCAATTAGCGCATATGGCGGCGTTGATCTCCATTTCAACAGACTTTGGGCCACACTACTACAGCTAGTCCACTGGCAGTGATGTGTGTATTCAAATACCATACTCTTTcacaaatgctgagtgctaagcNNNNNNNNNNNNNNNNNNNNNNNNNNNNNNNNNNNNNNNNNNNNNNNNNNNNNNNNNNNNNNNNNNNNNNNNNNNNNNNNNNNNNNNNNNNNNNNNNNNNNNNNNNNNNNNNNNNNNNNNNNNNNNNNNNNNNNNNNNNNNNNNNNNNNNNNNNNNNNNNNNNNNNNNNNNNNNNNNNNNNNNNNNNNNNNNNNNNNNNNNNNNNNNNNNNNNNNNNNNNNNNNNNNNNNNNNNNNNNNNNNNNNNNNNNNNNNNNNNNNNNNNNNNNNNNNNNNNNNNNNNNNNNNNNNNNNNNNNNNNNNNNNNNNNNNNNNNNNNNNNNNNNNNNNNNNNNNNNNNNNNNNNNNNNNNNNNNNNNNNNNNNNNNNNNNNNNNNNNNNNNNNNNNNNNNNNNNNNNNNNNNNNNNNNNNNNNNNNNNNNNNNNNNNNNNNNNNNNNNNNNNNNNNNNNNNNNNNNNNNNNNNNNNNNNNNNNNNNNNNNNNNNNNNNNNNNNNNNNNNNNNNNNCGTAGGGgcagcataacatgttgtgctgtatcataGGGCATTATTATGTACTTTCATGTAAATAAAAGTTTGTCTATTTTTCGAAGACAAGGTGTAGgtagattttaaaaatttcagATTCAAAATATCAAAGTCTTAAATATCTAATGCCAGGCAGATTGACATGACAGAATTCGAACCCGAGACCACTTGCATTGAATTTGGTTCTGAGCCGAACACTTGCAAATTCGTTCTGAGCCGTTACGCAACACGACCCAACACAAGTATGATTCGCTACTCACCTGGATACCCGGTGTTGGGGGTGATAGTCTGGATGAACGGTGTCCTCCAGTTAGTTGTCTGTAGGAGGAAGAGATTTGGTGTTGATCTTCATGTTGTAGCTATCGGGAGAGCATGTATTTGTGCTcccaagatacatgtacaaaaaaaaacgagGAATTAAGCGTAGTGAAGTCTTACGTACACGGTTATGGTTACCATAGAGAGTATcgacaatattttaaaaatcatgGTGGCACAGGGGTAAGACGGAATAGCGTCCTAAAACATGTTGTTGTCTCACCTCAAAGGTGCACACCTCCGGATCGTCACATCTGAAGGTGGTACAGTCGCGAGAATTTGCGCTGGTGCACACGGTCACTTCGGGTGTGTACTTGCCCAGCGGCATGGCGCTGcgacagaaataaacaaacagttaAGGAGCCAGAAAAGTAGGTCTTTCCCTATACAATTAATACTCGAATCATTGTAGATTCTATAAAGCATGACCGTTCTCCACAATTTTGATCAGAATGCTAAAGTaacaacagtaactgttattgtAGCGTGGAGTCGGTACAGGCTTCTAGGAGCCTTTGACCCCTTACTGTAGTATCGTTCTAATAAGGTCACATGACCTTTAAGTTAGTGACTGGACATTCACATTGAAGAAGACTAAAGACTAGCGCGAAAATCAGGTATATACTTCTGTTAATACAATGCCGTTTTGATTTAGAACTATGACAAATCACTAGTCTATGCAAAcgagtttatgcaaatgagtttaCTCACCTTGTGTAACACTCGATCTGCTTGTCATTGACGGATGTCCTCTCCACATCGCACGGATACGACTGGGTGGAGCTCACGAAGTTCACACTCACCACATCGAAATCCATGCTGAAGTCCTTCGGGATGTCTGGAACAGAAAGAAAGCACCACAAATTATTAGAGGGTAACATTTCTAGCATGTGTTGATTATAACAATTTGATCTGATAACGTCTGCTCTCTCAAGAAAAGTAAGTTATAAACACGTTCTATACACATTTCCGAACCGGGGCTCGGTCGGGCAGTTATCGGGAAcgaagtatgatataaaagacaccaaactacacaagacgtgggcattacttgtgtatatttttacgacGGATACATTTCTATTATTCGTTTCTACAAACAGCCCGGGCgtgccccggtttggaaatgtgacgttagccccAAGAACGGGAGTGAAGATTTTTACATTTTGGAGGCCCGTATCGCGTTCTTGTTAAGCACTAGCTTTGCTTACCTTAATGTTAAACAGTAGAATTACTTACGTTATGTAGTACTACGTTACTGTTCAATACCAACATTAACTGCAATATTGGACTTACCACTTCCAAAGATCTTCACCCGAGTTCCTCCCTTTCTACTGCCAGCTGTTGGGCTGACACTGTTAATGGTGACTGTGGGGGAGACAATGATTATATATTCATCTTCCTTGATTATACATTCTGTATCATCgctttttttttgcagtgtcGGGCATCCATATACTATTCACAAGTTGGCAACAATGTGCACAATAATGATAACGTAGTATACCTCTATCTAGAAGAAGATTCAATTAAGAAGGGGGCTTTAGGCCCCAGCACCACGAGTAAATGTCGACAAGACGTTCGATTCtttattgatttgttttacAGAGAATTATCTGAGACACGATAGGCATGAGTGTGCTGACATAATGATGTCGTGTACTTTACCAAGAGTCACATCCATGTAAAGGAGTTTTATTGAATTACTTGAAAATAATCTACATACACAAGCTTACGACTGCCATATACGTGGACAACATTAGATGTCTAGTCCGCAACAAGGATAACAGTTAAGTCGTAAATTGGTTGATGTCTATCTTTGTGACGTTTTGGGAAGTTGACAAAATTTTGGTTCTGTGTCTTGAGCCTGTCACCTAGTTGAAACAAGCCATGGAGCTATGGAAGTCCTCTACTGAGTCGTTTTACTTGATACGGATTTCTTTTAGTTGACGTCAAGATGTCAAGATGTGTGCCAACAGTCCCAACTTATAGACAATGATTTCTCCTCGAATTGTGAACAATAGCGCTTGTTACAATGTTGAGTGTGTGATGTCGACCATCTTGTGTTTTCTAAGTTCGAGGCCCGGGACTACatctaaaaattacttctttttttttacaacgaaCGCAATCTTCAGCTCTATCTTAGTTTATCAAGAAAATTAAGGAGGAAGAAATGAAGAACATAGACTTGTTGTCAGTACTTCTTAAGCTTGCTGTCATTAGATTTCAGGTGGCAAAGACGCAAAAGACTGTAGTTTGCTGGAGCGTATGCAAAAGTGTAGTAAGATTCTTTCACTATTTCCCTTCATCGACCTATTATGAGCTATATAACCACCGGTCCATTTACGTATTACTTTAGGTAAAACAAGACGAAAATCGTATTACATGCAGTAACAATAAACACATGATGCTTGGTCTGATTCTTGTTGGCGTCCCCGTGTTTATTCAAAAACAAGACGGAAACTCCTATTTCAAGCGATAACAATTTATAAACATTCAAAAATAGACAGGAATGTATGTAGAGAAGCCCTGAAACACGTTAGGAAGAAAGGGTGACTACTTGTGTGTATCGGGTTCGTGTAATGCTGTCCGAAACTACTGCATTTGAAAGGAATAGAGTGGACACACTTTCAATAACACCGTTGTCTGTGGTCAGGTGTTTTCTTACGGACAGGTAAATTAGCTTCCGACGTCTGGCGTCAGGTGCGCATTTTTGCGTCAATTCTACTGGTGacaaacattgaaaacaaaGTACGATCTTAAGTACATGTTTTGAGATCCACCTACAAAATAGGATGAAATTACCCTGAAGATACTACTTTTTTAGATGATGTAGCGTTCCGTTACGTTGTAGACAATTGGTGCTCTAGTTTAGAACGGACATATTCATGACACTAACGCTTACAGTGTCTGTCAATCTAGGTCGACGACCTTAAGTTCTTTCTGGATCCTTCTTTtgagaaagaaacaaaagaagacagAGTTCAACAGCGGGCGTTCTTGCTGCTTGAAGTATTGAACTCTGACACAGTGTGTACATAGTTGGTATACTGCTTTTGAACGCATCTTTGTGAAGACCCTCCCAGTTGTCAGAGGTTGGGTGAAAAAATCTCATTCTTCTTCACATCACACAACCCTTTCATCACCTGGTGGCGTGATATGTGTGTTTACTTGACAACTGTCAAACACCACAACTATTTTTTGTCCGCAGGAAACTTTATACTGTCATTGATACGCCTTTGGTAAGGTGCTGGTTTCATCGGCACGTGTTTTGTATAGCGTATCAAGGACACGGGTCTCTTCAAGACACTAATAGAGACCGTAGGGCTGGTTTTTGATCGGGTTTTAAAGACAGCTACAATGCTTACGACTTAGCTGAGTCTTGATGGATGACTTACGCATTGCACCTACCAAGCTAGTCAAAAGCTTTGGGGTTTAACGTTGTTGGGAGTAAAAGCTTGCCTTATAGGGAACCGTACATGTAGGGGCTAGATCTACCTAGGGTCACGTTAAAGGAGCCTAACACCGTGTAAAAGTACCTTAATGAGACCAACCACTAGTGTTGTAACACAAAACACACTTTGGGAGAAAAGAGCTTAACATTTGCCATAAGCGTAAGTGGTGAAAACAAATATTCTTTAAGAATTCTTGTCAGTTTTGTGCCtgaaataaaattttcaaaacgATAAAACGATGGTGTTTTATGTACGTTTGCGGTGTGGCTTTGACTTGTTTTCATATGCCAACCAAGTCATGTAATAACGTTACAATGTGTTATGTTAGCACCGTGTAATCTTGCGAACACTCTTTTTCTCATAATGTACATTAGTCACTACATCAACCAACGTCCTTGCCTCAGAATCTCACAGGATGTTGCGCAGTGTTTTGAGTTGTCGGAGACAGTGTCAAAAGTCAAGTTGTAATGcaaacaaaaagacaacatCGTGGGGGTGTGTACAAAATACACGTGAACGTGACACTACACGAGTGTTGCCGTTGCGGCTTTGTTAAAACATGACTAAGGTGTGGTCCACAAGATGTATCTTTTGACGTATGTCAGTACATGTAGTGTAGAGACTGCGATCTTGCAGAATCGGTGATTCTTtgggtagagatcccgatcaaAGTCTCTGTCAGTAAAATTGGCGATTCTAATAACAGAGATCCCGAGTGTCTATGGACAAAGACGACGACCACTACCGGTAAAATAACCGGTTCTCTGCGGTAAACATTTATGTTATAACAGTCTACAGGTCATTGAACTGAGTATACATCCACGGGGACAATTTCGTCGTTTGACAGTCTCCTGCCCTATTTTCTAGGGTATATAAAAGTGTCAACGTTGTGGTTTTGTGGTTAGCAATCCGGATTCAGGATAGAGGCTTTCTCTTAAGTGCTATGAATACGAATCCGTAGGCTACTAGACCAACAACAACTCGACAGAACAATGTGCAGGTAACTCAAAATCACTGAGTGCTGTAAGTATTTCTTCTTAGATTTGAGGTGAAAGGCCTTCTTCAGAAATGATGATCACAAGGTTCTGCAGGGTAGGGTTGCGACTAAATAGCAAATTGCTACGGAAAACAGCGGAATGCTTTCGAAATGTTAGAAGAGGGCAGCTAGCCACTACCATCGGCCTTAATCGTGTGAGTGAGCCAACTCTTGCTTTCTCAAACTCCGCCTGAGAAGGTTCTAGTCTCAGAACGACACgggatacagcacaacatgtttttAGTTGCCCGACTGAGTTAAAAGTCAAGTTGCCGGACGTTACCGACGCACAAAGGCGTGACGCACTGGGAGAGATGTTTGCAAACTTTACCCACGTGAACCTGACACTTTTGCCCGGTAGGTTGAAGGCACGCTTTGTAAGGTTGGGGGTATGTACACGTGTAATGGAAATGCTGAAgacgaaaaatgtattttacaatatatcaaatcatgGAGCTTTGGGGGGTTGCAGTCTATTTTCTTAGGAACGAGGTGAAGCTCGTCTGTtccaagatgaaaaaaattgggtcgttTGTAATTTTACAAAAACTAATGTtaatggttggttggttggttggttggttggttggttggttggttggtaggttggttggttggttgattggttggttgattggttggttggttggttggttggtcggtcggtcagttggttggttggttggttggttggttggttggttggttggttggttggttggttggttggttggttggttggttggttggttggttggttggttggttggttggttggttggttggttggttggttggttggtcggtcggttATTTGGTTGGTAGGTCGGTCAGTCGGTAGGTCGGTCAGTCGGTAGGTCGGTTGGGTAGTTAGTTACTTAGTTTTGCGGTTACTTAGCTACTCGTTATCCTTTTACCGTTAATTTACCACAACAGTTAAAGCCAATACCACCGAAACCACGCGCAGGGGCATCGGGTCATGCAAAAAAGTGAAAAGGCTCTAACTGTTTTGACTACGCTAGAAGTAACCGCAGACACAAACCCATGTCCATTGTACGATGTTTCTGTCAGCGACTAGAAAGgctttttgtgtcttttgagtTCCCCTATTTTCCATTATGGTGCTGGTTTACTCGTCGTCGGACAATGCGTAACGTGGCAACGgagaaaacaacagcaactTTGATTCAGAGTAAGAGTTTGTAGTGACATAGTTAAAGAGGTGGCCGGATAGTGGCTGTACATAAAGATAAACAATCCGATACAAAATACACGAAGAGTGCAAACAAATTTGATATGATTCCAATTGAACGGAGGTATGTTAATACGAAACGCATTATTTAGATTGTAAAGACAATGGACACGGTTGTGTGCATCTGTATACATGCGTGGGAATAGTAAAGACGTTTTTCGAGGGATGAAAAAAGATGTGCAAATTGCACAGAAAAGGTTTGTGGTGGTTTGCAGAAGAAATGAATTCGCTGAGACAATTCGGCGAAAAACACAGAGTTGTAAGTCTGAGCCAAACTTTTAAACGAAGTATCATACCActttattgaattttttttctggattgTCCATTGGTAAAATCATCCGTGTTATGTTCTGGTTCGACGTTGCGTCGTTTGGATGTTAACATCGCGTTCATAATTTACGAAGGATATGTGGTCTTTTGGTAAATTTTCACCCGCGTTTGTTTTGGGTATGTTTTGCAACGTTTAATGTGTCTGTCTAGTACGTTAGAACTAAATATAGTGGAGACTCTTCCAATTCATGGCAAACTGGTGAGAtgaggggcagtgggttgttattcaCTAgtctgtgtctagggcacggtattggggGCGGTGCCCATGCCTCTCTTTCCAACGCCTTTTATGTCCCCAAGAAAAgccaggtaccaatttttacacctgggtggagtgaggaaagtcatcgTGTGGCACAAGATAGGTAGTAAGACAGGATTTTGACCCTGGATCTCT
This region includes:
- the LOC118422227 gene encoding fibrocystin-L-like, producing MAPGRVAGVLVAVLALTSLHEAGAVTINSVSPTAGSRKGGTRVKIFGSDIPKDFSMDFDVVSVNFVSSTQSYPCDVERTSVNDKQIECYTSAMPLGKYTPEVTVCTSANSRDCTTFRCDDPEVCTFETTNWRTPFIQTITPNTGYPGE